A single window of Granulicella mallensis MP5ACTX8 DNA harbors:
- a CDS encoding CBS domain-containing protein produces MLRFSFPVGRFMGVDLRIHISFAVLLALAVGYSIAATGSPLRGFGLWLALVFAVVVREAARAIVAAYTGMHLRALFLLPVGGVMAMAPREDGAPGPTQAIVMAAPLANFGMGLLLLGLSYSIDPHVPLLAQPWISIGHILRSFVWTQFAMGAVNLLPTAALPTTQILRSRTASANTAPAPQTARPPFGLGTALAIAMLVAGIVLMNLWIFLFGCLALFGAQMQARQTLNANDDTILVRDVMLTEFTLLSSSDTLQGALDRTLHSLQDVFPVVRGDRLVGSVSRQTIADHLQATGDSYLQGVMTRGLQLASPSEKLVVALRRAGAQGASEFIPVVEDGAILGILTPQSLSRAVQQMKLTRPTREAQERS; encoded by the coding sequence ATGCTGCGTTTTTCGTTTCCGGTTGGCCGGTTCATGGGTGTCGACCTGCGAATCCACATCTCTTTCGCGGTATTGCTGGCGCTGGCAGTGGGTTATTCCATCGCCGCAACCGGCAGTCCGCTACGCGGCTTTGGCCTCTGGCTGGCGCTGGTATTCGCCGTCGTGGTGCGTGAGGCAGCGCGAGCCATCGTAGCGGCCTACACCGGCATGCACCTGCGTGCCCTGTTTCTTCTGCCGGTCGGCGGCGTCATGGCCATGGCTCCTCGCGAAGACGGTGCTCCCGGCCCGACGCAGGCCATCGTCATGGCCGCGCCGCTGGCCAACTTCGGCATGGGCCTGCTGCTGCTGGGGCTGAGCTACTCTATCGATCCGCATGTACCGTTGCTGGCGCAGCCCTGGATCTCCATCGGCCACATCCTGCGCAGTTTTGTGTGGACGCAGTTCGCGATGGGCGCGGTCAACCTGCTGCCAACCGCAGCCCTGCCTACGACGCAGATACTGCGTTCGCGCACGGCCAGTGCTAACACCGCTCCGGCACCGCAAACGGCAAGGCCTCCCTTTGGATTGGGCACCGCACTCGCGATTGCGATGCTGGTAGCCGGCATCGTGCTGATGAATCTATGGATCTTCCTGTTTGGCTGCCTCGCCCTGTTCGGAGCGCAGATGCAGGCTCGGCAGACGCTCAACGCCAACGACGACACCATCCTGGTACGGGACGTCATGCTGACGGAGTTCACCCTGCTATCGAGCTCGGACACCCTGCAGGGAGCGCTCGATCGCACCCTGCACAGCCTGCAGGATGTCTTCCCCGTCGTGCGTGGAGACCGCCTGGTGGGATCGGTTTCACGGCAGACGATTGCGGACCACCTGCAGGCGACGGGAGACAGCTATCTGCAGGGTGTCATGACGCGCGGCCTGCAACTGGCATCGCCGTCGGAAAAGCTCGTGGTCGCGCTGCGGCGGGCTGGCGCTCAAGGGGCGAGCGAGTTTATTCCGGTAGTCGAAGACGGAGCGATCCTGGGTATCCTTACGCCGCAGAGCCTCTCGCGCGCCGTACAGCAGATGAAGCTGACACGCCCGACTCGCGAGGCACAGGAGCGGTCGTGA
- a CDS encoding M23 family metallopeptidase encodes MKKRYIVYVTRGENGTVDRVLIPMRYVTVFVASAIVGMFTIAGMAGSYSRMLAKAETTNRLRDELALTRKDYAHLEKTAHEKDVQAASLGSLASEVSAIYGLTAGKFMLSHGLHTPKTVVADSAKAPLKDDSTDLTDDNYYKSLDTFYALRSTAAQGLAARNLGQGLDQSLGARGTLNGFAGLDADSNQFNMPDMWPILGPITSGFGERIDPVLGMGIGEFHKGVDIGSPDGTPVHAPAEGRVLKAGMGSGYGREIEIDHGNGIVTVYGHLQGYNVTEGQTVAKGEVIGFVGHSGHATGSHLHYEVQVRGTAVNPHKYLRTTMAQLGGGPASGL; translated from the coding sequence TTGAAGAAGCGCTACATCGTATACGTCACACGCGGAGAGAACGGCACGGTAGACCGTGTCCTGATTCCCATGCGCTACGTGACTGTGTTCGTGGCGTCGGCGATCGTCGGTATGTTTACCATCGCGGGCATGGCGGGTTCGTACTCCCGGATGCTGGCCAAGGCCGAGACGACCAACCGCCTGCGCGACGAACTGGCGCTCACCCGCAAGGACTACGCTCACCTCGAAAAGACCGCGCACGAGAAAGATGTGCAGGCGGCGAGCCTTGGCTCTCTGGCCAGCGAGGTCTCCGCGATCTATGGCCTGACGGCGGGTAAATTCATGCTGTCGCACGGTCTGCACACGCCAAAGACCGTTGTTGCCGACTCCGCGAAGGCTCCGCTGAAGGACGACTCCACCGACCTCACGGACGACAACTACTACAAGTCGCTCGACACGTTTTACGCTCTGCGGAGCACGGCCGCCCAGGGCCTGGCGGCACGCAATCTGGGACAGGGACTTGATCAGAGCCTTGGCGCTCGCGGCACGTTGAACGGCTTTGCCGGTCTCGACGCTGATTCGAACCAGTTCAACATGCCCGATATGTGGCCCATCCTCGGACCGATCACCAGCGGCTTCGGCGAGCGCATCGATCCTGTGCTGGGCATGGGCATTGGCGAGTTCCATAAGGGAGTCGACATCGGCTCGCCCGACGGCACTCCGGTGCACGCTCCTGCCGAAGGACGTGTCCTGAAAGCAGGCATGGGCTCGGGCTACGGCCGCGAGATCGAGATTGACCATGGCAATGGAATCGTTACGGTGTACGGCCATCTGCAGGGCTACAACGTGACCGAAGGCCAGACAGTGGCGAAGGGCGAGGTCATCGGCTTCGTCGGCCACAGCGGCCACGCGACCGGCTCGCATCTGCATTACGAAGTCCAGGTTCGCGGTACGGCGGTAAACCCGCACAAGTATCTGCGGACGACCATGGCACAACTCGGTGGCGGACCGGCCAGCGGCCTGTAA
- the thiL gene encoding thiamine-phosphate kinase, whose protein sequence is MPRISHPRSSSTPLHEGGELALIERIRRRAGGGASTALRLGIGDDCAILRPRAGEDLLVTTDFSLEGRHFRRDWHSPQSIGHRTLARGLSDLAAMGARPMAAFLSLALPPAVARDAGWLEGFLDGLLDLAKQHGVPLAGGDTSESPSEQVLADIILLGSAPRGRALRRSGARVGDLIYCTGTLGGATAEFAQVQDGRGGKTQTASSMNPHLFPQPRLAAGQALLRRKLATACIDTSDGISTDLAHLCEASGVNAEIDAASLPLHPLAQQLTQEAAMAAALHGGEDYELLFTARAATKMPRKLGGVPLTCIGRVVAKKRRAPQVTLIAADGSRSALAAQGWEHLR, encoded by the coding sequence ATGCCTCGCATCTCGCATCCTCGGAGTTCGTCAACGCCCTTGCACGAAGGCGGCGAACTCGCGCTGATTGAACGCATTCGCCGACGGGCTGGCGGAGGAGCGTCAACAGCCTTGCGCCTGGGCATCGGCGACGACTGCGCGATCCTGCGTCCTCGTGCGGGGGAAGATCTGCTGGTGACCACAGACTTCTCTCTCGAAGGCCGGCACTTTCGCCGCGATTGGCACTCGCCGCAATCGATTGGGCATCGCACACTGGCGCGGGGATTGAGCGATCTCGCGGCGATGGGTGCTCGTCCTATGGCTGCGTTTCTTTCGCTAGCCCTGCCGCCTGCCGTAGCTCGTGACGCGGGTTGGCTCGAGGGCTTTCTCGATGGCCTGCTCGACCTCGCGAAACAGCACGGTGTACCGCTGGCAGGCGGGGACACCTCGGAATCTCCCAGCGAGCAGGTTCTGGCCGACATCATCCTGTTAGGCTCTGCGCCGCGAGGACGGGCCTTACGGCGGTCGGGCGCTCGCGTGGGAGATCTGATTTATTGCACCGGGACACTCGGCGGTGCGACGGCGGAGTTCGCGCAGGTACAGGACGGACGTGGGGGAAAGACCCAGACAGCCTCGTCGATGAATCCTCATCTCTTTCCTCAACCGCGATTGGCCGCGGGACAGGCGTTGCTCCGGCGCAAACTAGCAACCGCCTGCATCGATACCAGCGATGGGATTTCGACGGACCTGGCCCACCTGTGTGAGGCCTCAGGAGTGAACGCGGAGATCGACGCAGCCAGCCTTCCACTGCATCCTCTCGCACAACAACTGACACAAGAAGCAGCAATGGCGGCGGCGCTGCATGGCGGCGAAGACTACGAACTTCTGTTCACGGCCAGGGCTGCGACAAAGATGCCACGCAAGCTGGGCGGCGTACCCCTTACCTGTATCGGGCGTGTTGTCGCCAAGAAACGCCGTGCGCCTCAAGTGACATTAATTGCAGCCGATGGCTCGCGTTCCGCGCTTGCGGCCCAGGGCTGGGAGCATCTGCGATGA
- the larB gene encoding nickel pincer cofactor biosynthesis protein LarB, which translates to MRREAVLELLRQLEANKTTPEKVADRLASLPFEDLGFAKLDHHRSLRSGMPEVVFAAGKTPEQVAAIFVKLAASGVSVLATRASQEHFTAVQETVPTAQHHELARCITLAQNAPPVQGRVTVICAGTSDLPVAEEAAVTAEIFGAEVTRITDVGVAGLQRLLAQLDKLRVADVIVCCAGMEGALPSVVGGLVEAPVIAVPTSVGYGAAFEGVAALLGMLNACSPNITVVNIDNGFGAGYVATLIARGPRSSR; encoded by the coding sequence ATGCGTCGTGAGGCCGTGCTCGAGCTGTTGCGACAGCTCGAAGCCAATAAAACCACTCCTGAAAAGGTCGCCGACAGGCTGGCCTCGCTGCCCTTTGAGGACCTTGGCTTCGCCAAGCTCGATCATCATCGGTCGCTGCGCTCGGGAATGCCGGAGGTCGTCTTTGCCGCCGGCAAGACGCCGGAGCAGGTCGCAGCCATCTTCGTGAAGCTCGCGGCGAGCGGCGTGAGCGTGCTCGCCACTCGGGCTTCGCAGGAGCACTTCACTGCCGTCCAAGAAACCGTGCCTACGGCGCAGCACCACGAACTCGCACGCTGCATTACGCTGGCTCAGAACGCTCCGCCGGTGCAGGGGCGCGTCACCGTCATCTGCGCAGGCACCAGCGATCTGCCGGTTGCGGAAGAAGCCGCGGTGACGGCAGAGATCTTCGGCGCAGAGGTGACACGCATTACCGATGTGGGCGTGGCTGGATTGCAGCGTCTGCTGGCGCAGCTCGACAAGCTGCGGGTGGCCGATGTCATCGTCTGCTGCGCGGGCATGGAGGGCGCGTTGCCGAGCGTCGTCGGCGGACTGGTGGAAGCACCGGTGATTGCCGTGCCGACCAGTGTCGGCTATGGGGCGGCGTTTGAAGGCGTCGCGGCTCTGCTGGGGATGCTGAATGCCTGCTCGCCGAATATCACGGTGGTCAATATCGACAATGGATTTGGTGCGGGGTATGTGGCGACGTTGATTGCTCGCGGGCCACGCAGTTCGCGCTAA
- the rsmI gene encoding 16S rRNA (cytidine(1402)-2'-O)-methyltransferase, which produces MSETASQQVSESAGQQGGGSVDKPLAPGLYLVATPIGNLEDITLRALRVLRSVDRIACEDTRQTAKLLGHFGIRTPTVSYHLHNENARASELIEALRAGGRIAVVSDAGMPGIADPGATIAAEAIAAGIDVFPIPGANAALSALIASGLPSEHFSFHGFLPAKEGQRRSALESLRSAMAHAEEATTHIVYETPHRIVDALADVVAVFGPEKRVTLARELTKLHEEFLRGTASELLAELRSRPSVRGEMVLLLAGESAGGTSETEAATGQSTLAEEVAAMMIGEKISEMDALKRVAKFRGIGKSEAYREWQRAQTRRR; this is translated from the coding sequence GTGAGTGAAACAGCGAGTCAGCAAGTCAGCGAGTCAGCGGGTCAGCAGGGCGGCGGGTCAGTAGATAAGCCGCTGGCGCCGGGGCTTTATCTGGTGGCCACGCCTATCGGAAACCTGGAAGACATTACCCTGCGGGCGTTGCGGGTGCTGCGTTCGGTGGATCGCATTGCCTGTGAAGACACGCGGCAGACGGCGAAGCTGCTGGGCCACTTTGGGATTCGCACGCCGACGGTGAGCTATCACCTGCACAATGAAAATGCGCGGGCGAGTGAGTTGATCGAAGCTCTGCGAGCCGGTGGACGTATCGCCGTCGTCAGCGACGCCGGTATGCCCGGCATCGCCGATCCCGGTGCGACGATTGCTGCCGAAGCCATTGCGGCGGGAATCGATGTGTTTCCGATTCCGGGGGCAAATGCCGCGCTGAGCGCGTTGATCGCGAGTGGGTTGCCTTCGGAGCATTTCAGCTTTCATGGTTTCCTGCCGGCCAAAGAAGGCCAGCGGCGATCGGCGCTGGAGTCGCTGCGGTCTGCCATGGCCCACGCGGAAGAGGCCACCACACACATCGTGTATGAGACGCCCCATCGCATCGTCGATGCCCTAGCGGACGTTGTTGCGGTCTTTGGCCCGGAGAAGCGCGTTACCCTGGCACGCGAGTTGACCAAGCTGCATGAGGAGTTCCTGCGCGGCACGGCCTCAGAGCTGCTGGCGGAGCTTCGTTCACGGCCCAGCGTGCGCGGCGAGATGGTATTGCTGCTGGCGGGGGAATCGGCGGGAGGAACCTCAGAGACTGAGGCTGCAACGGGGCAATCGACGCTTGCCGAAGAGGTCGCAGCGATGATGATCGGGGAAAAGATCTCCGAGATGGATGCGCTTAAGCGTGTGGCCAAATTTCGCGGGATTGGTAAGAGCGAGGCCTATCGAGAGTGGCAGAGGGCGCAGACGCGGCGACGGTAA
- the rsmD gene encoding 16S rRNA (guanine(966)-N(2))-methyltransferase RsmD, with translation MRVIGGKFRSRVLQSSRGLATRPTSDRLRETLFNVLALRIEGARFVDLYAGSGAVGIEALSRGAQFCWFAEKAPAAVTAIRTNVAALKLQGGYAIEDRSTGRLLQGMVKNLHVADIVFLDPPYEAAEDYSTTLSFLAQNQATLLAEGAVVIAEHSRKKPLSESYGNLVRTRVLEQGDAALSFYSLSSLSPA, from the coding sequence ATGCGCGTTATCGGTGGGAAGTTTCGGTCAAGAGTTTTGCAGTCGTCACGGGGGCTTGCCACGCGTCCTACCAGCGACCGGCTACGTGAAACTCTGTTTAATGTTCTTGCGCTGCGTATTGAGGGCGCTCGCTTCGTCGATCTCTATGCGGGCTCCGGCGCCGTAGGGATCGAAGCCCTGAGCCGCGGTGCGCAGTTCTGCTGGTTCGCCGAGAAGGCTCCTGCTGCCGTTACTGCTATTCGTACCAATGTGGCCGCGTTGAAGCTCCAGGGCGGATATGCGATCGAAGATCGCAGCACCGGACGTCTCCTGCAGGGAATGGTCAAGAATCTGCACGTAGCGGATATCGTCTTCCTCGATCCACCCTACGAGGCCGCCGAAGACTACAGCACAACCCTGAGTTTCCTCGCACAGAATCAAGCAACGCTACTGGCCGAGGGGGCCGTCGTCATCGCCGAGCACTCCCGCAAGAAGCCACTCTCGGAAAGCTACGGAAACCTTGTCCGCACACGCGTTCTCGAGCAAGGCGATGCCGCTCTAAGCTTCTACAGCCTCTCATCGCTGAGTCCCGCCTAG
- a CDS encoding amidohydrolase family protein, with translation MHRRLSLLSACFCLLFVPFATHAQKSPIALTGTLVMPQEVIPQGTVLIQNGRILASGADVKLPAGTKVVRTEGIIAPGLIDLHNHLTWNIFPRWKPVQEFGSRYDWQQKPAYSVLMAVPHNALVKQGLECEMERYAEVKAISEGETSVTGSLPSPCVRGLARNLDYDPELQGSFGKIIYNVFPFQMSEQELADVTAALSAQPRGALLIHVAEGAPNDASTAREFTLLKGRGLLRPGVSLIHGVALKPANFAEMAKQGVGFIWSPRSNIELYGDTANVAAARAAGVRMALAPDWSPTGSDGLLGELNYASVWNQGQSPSPFTERDLVLMATSNAAELAGLSGQIGSLAPGHAADLLVVRKEGQDAYWTLTHSTPQDLQLVLIGGDPLYGDPVLLQQVTGSHGERLEVCGTPKAVVVDGKPFAETEKTLDHALHQFGRHLAPLSECGN, from the coding sequence ATGCACCGAAGACTGTCCCTGTTGTCTGCCTGCTTCTGCCTCTTGTTTGTTCCGTTCGCGACCCACGCGCAAAAGAGTCCTATTGCCCTGACGGGCACCCTGGTCATGCCGCAGGAGGTCATCCCGCAGGGCACGGTGCTCATCCAGAACGGCCGCATTCTCGCCTCGGGCGCAGACGTCAAACTGCCTGCCGGGACGAAGGTCGTACGTACGGAAGGCATCATCGCGCCCGGCCTGATCGATCTGCACAATCACCTTACCTGGAATATATTCCCGCGCTGGAAGCCGGTTCAGGAGTTCGGCAGCCGCTATGACTGGCAGCAGAAGCCTGCCTACAGCGTGCTGATGGCAGTGCCCCACAACGCCCTGGTCAAGCAAGGGCTGGAGTGTGAGATGGAGCGCTACGCGGAGGTCAAGGCGATCTCCGAGGGAGAGACCAGCGTCACCGGCAGCCTGCCGTCTCCGTGCGTGCGGGGGCTGGCTCGGAATCTCGACTACGACCCGGAGTTGCAGGGCTCCTTCGGCAAGATCATCTACAACGTCTTTCCCTTCCAGATGAGCGAGCAGGAGCTGGCTGACGTCACAGCAGCTCTTTCCGCGCAGCCCCGCGGTGCGCTGCTCATCCACGTAGCAGAGGGAGCGCCGAACGACGCCTCGACGGCGCGTGAGTTCACACTGCTCAAAGGACGCGGCCTGCTTCGGCCCGGCGTCTCGCTCATCCACGGCGTCGCGCTGAAGCCCGCAAACTTTGCGGAGATGGCGAAGCAGGGCGTCGGCTTCATCTGGTCTCCGCGAAGCAACATCGAGCTCTACGGCGATACCGCCAATGTCGCCGCCGCACGGGCCGCAGGCGTACGCATGGCCCTGGCCCCGGACTGGAGTCCGACCGGCAGCGACGGTCTCCTCGGGGAGTTGAATTATGCCTCGGTCTGGAACCAGGGGCAGTCCCCGTCACCGTTCACGGAGCGCGACCTCGTCCTGATGGCCACCTCCAACGCGGCGGAGCTGGCCGGGTTATCCGGACAGATTGGCTCCCTCGCCCCTGGTCATGCTGCGGACCTCCTGGTGGTCCGCAAAGAGGGGCAGGATGCGTACTGGACCCTTACGCACTCCACCCCGCAGGACCTGCAGCTCGTCTTGATCGGCGGCGATCCCCTGTACGGCGATCCTGTTCTGCTGCAACAGGTTACGGGCAGTCACGGGGAGCGTCTCGAGGTATGCGGCACGCCAAAGGCGGTCGTCGTTGACGGCAAACCGTTTGCGGAGACCGAAAAGACACTCGATCACGCTCTCCATCAGTTTGGGCGGCATCTGGCTCCGCTGTCGGAATGCGGCAATTAA
- a CDS encoding IS5 family transposase: MRGDEQQQEEMFSYGSLSQRVPLDHPLRRVRAMADEVMGSLETRFEGMYSRMGRPSIPPEQLLRALVLQMLYSVRSERMLVEQLEYNLLFRWFVGLGMNDRVWDATSFTKNRERLLSGEVAQVFFSAVVASARQLRLLSDEHFTVDGTLIEAWASEKSYQPKAGPRPPKGKGSGHGGSVLKSDTHESKTDPEARLYRKGMRMGYRLRHMAHVVSENQHGLVVATEVTTCSPTQERVAAVRMMRRLKQTVKPKIVAADKGYHEQDFIGAMRQMGVEAHVPRYRCKRPCLVDPALYEQPEYAVSQKKRKWVERFFGWLKTTANLAKTRHKGHRKLHWNFTLAAAAYNLVRMANLTAVS, encoded by the coding sequence ATGCGTGGAGACGAGCAGCAACAGGAAGAGATGTTCAGCTACGGGAGCCTGAGCCAGCGAGTGCCGTTGGATCATCCATTGCGGCGAGTGCGAGCGATGGCCGATGAGGTGATGGGGAGCCTGGAGACGCGATTTGAGGGGATGTATTCGCGGATGGGGCGTCCGTCGATACCGCCAGAGCAGTTGTTGCGTGCGCTTGTTTTGCAGATGCTGTACTCGGTGCGTAGCGAGCGGATGCTGGTAGAGCAGCTGGAGTACAACCTGTTGTTCCGCTGGTTCGTGGGTCTGGGCATGAACGACCGCGTGTGGGACGCGACCAGCTTCACCAAGAACCGAGAGCGGTTGTTGTCGGGGGAGGTGGCACAGGTGTTCTTCTCTGCGGTGGTGGCGTCGGCGCGGCAGCTGCGGCTGTTGTCCGATGAGCACTTCACGGTGGACGGCACGTTGATCGAGGCGTGGGCTTCGGAGAAGAGCTATCAGCCCAAGGCTGGCCCGCGGCCGCCTAAGGGCAAGGGCTCAGGCCATGGTGGAAGCGTGTTGAAGTCTGACACCCACGAGTCGAAGACCGATCCGGAGGCGCGGCTGTATCGCAAGGGTATGCGGATGGGCTACCGTCTGCGGCACATGGCACACGTAGTGAGCGAGAACCAGCATGGGCTAGTGGTGGCTACCGAGGTCACCACCTGTTCTCCCACCCAGGAGCGAGTGGCTGCTGTGCGGATGATGCGGCGGCTGAAGCAGACGGTGAAGCCGAAGATCGTGGCTGCCGACAAGGGCTATCATGAGCAGGACTTCATAGGCGCGATGCGGCAGATGGGGGTGGAGGCGCATGTGCCGAGATACAGGTGCAAACGTCCCTGCCTGGTCGATCCGGCGCTCTATGAACAACCTGAGTACGCCGTGAGCCAGAAGAAGCGGAAGTGGGTAGAGCGCTTCTTCGGCTGGCTGAAGACGACCGCGAACCTGGCCAAAACAAGACACAAAGGGCATCGCAAGCTGCACTGGAACTTCACCCTCGCCGCTGCCGCCTACAACCTCGTCCGCATGGCCAATCTCACCGCAGTCAGCTGA
- a CDS encoding helix-turn-helix domain-containing protein, with product MALHTEPFDVADYLTDEETISAYLTEVLESEDPRYIAKALEAIARVRNRMTQL from the coding sequence ATGGCGTTACATACAGAACCGTTCGATGTTGCCGACTATCTGACCGATGAAGAGACCATTTCGGCTTACCTGACCGAAGTACTGGAGAGCGAGGACCCGCGATATATCGCGAAGGCCCTTGAGGCTATCGCGCGTGTCCGTAATCGCATGACGCAACTCTGA
- the larE gene encoding ATP-dependent sacrificial sulfur transferase LarE, whose amino-acid sequence MNKSLQDEERHRLRSILAQHERLMVAYSGGVDSAYLAWEAYEVLGPNMLAVISDSPSLPRKELAAAIAFAEAHTIPLHILQTNEMERADYVRNDGQRCFHCKDELFDAMEALRAELGFATIAYGRNTDDSGDFRPGQKAAEQHHAAAPLAEAGLGKQAIRALAQAANLSVWDKPASACLSSRLEYGRPVSREALLQVEQAEDALHELGFLHVRVRHHGELARVELDRGTLAQGLTLATLDSITAAVRAAGFTYVTLDTQGYRSGSMNALLPVEMLMGARSSHAS is encoded by the coding sequence ATGAATAAATCCTTACAGGACGAAGAACGCCACCGTCTCCGCAGCATCCTCGCGCAGCATGAGCGGCTGATGGTGGCGTACTCCGGCGGCGTCGACTCGGCCTATCTCGCGTGGGAGGCGTACGAGGTTCTCGGCCCGAACATGCTTGCCGTCATCTCCGACTCGCCCAGCCTGCCACGCAAGGAGCTCGCCGCCGCCATTGCCTTTGCCGAGGCCCATACGATTCCGCTGCACATCCTGCAGACAAACGAGATGGAGCGAGCCGACTACGTGCGTAACGATGGCCAGCGCTGCTTCCACTGCAAGGACGAGTTGTTCGACGCCATGGAAGCGCTACGCGCCGAGCTGGGCTTTGCCACCATCGCCTATGGCCGCAATACCGATGACAGCGGCGACTTTCGTCCCGGCCAGAAGGCCGCAGAACAGCACCATGCGGCTGCTCCCCTGGCCGAAGCGGGACTGGGCAAGCAGGCGATTCGTGCCCTGGCGCAGGCCGCGAATCTGAGCGTCTGGGACAAGCCCGCGTCGGCGTGCCTGTCGTCGCGCCTGGAGTATGGCCGGCCCGTAAGCCGCGAGGCGCTGCTGCAGGTCGAGCAGGCCGAAGATGCGCTGCACGAGCTCGGCTTTTTGCACGTGCGCGTGCGGCATCATGGCGAATTGGCGCGCGTCGAGCTGGATCGCGGCACGCTTGCGCAAGGGCTGACGCTAGCGACACTGGACAGCATCACCGCAGCGGTTCGCGCGGCCGGATTCACCTATGTCACGCTCGATACACAGGGATATCGCTCCGGTTCGATGAATGCCCTGCTGCCTGTGGAGATGCTGATGGGAGCGCGTTCCAGCCATGCGTCGTGA
- a CDS encoding PLP-dependent cysteine synthase family protein — MTSAPVKTFGTTILDRIGNTPLVRLDRLTQHLPGVQILGKAEWANPGGSVKDRAASAIVSDAQRKGLLTPGKALLDATSGNTGIAYAMLGAALGFPVVLCMPSNVSPERKRILHAYGAEIVWTDPADGSDGAIRQARKLASEQPDHYYYADQYGNDNNWRAHYYGTANEIWQQTEGAITHFVAGLGTSGTFMGTTRRLRELNPKIQCLSMQPDSPFNGLEGLKHMETAIVPPIYDPHLADANIAMSTERAYLMAKQLGRTQGLLVGVSAAAAVAASLDVAEAEAKAGREAVIVTILCDSADKYLSERFWTEKQHPESSENLGGDTE, encoded by the coding sequence ATGACCTCTGCACCTGTAAAAACTTTTGGAACCACGATTCTCGATCGCATCGGCAACACACCGCTGGTGCGGCTGGACCGCCTGACGCAGCACCTGCCGGGCGTCCAGATTCTGGGCAAAGCCGAGTGGGCGAACCCCGGCGGCAGCGTAAAAGACCGCGCTGCCTCGGCCATCGTCTCGGATGCCCAGCGCAAAGGGCTGCTCACCCCCGGCAAGGCCCTGCTCGACGCCACCTCGGGCAATACCGGCATCGCCTATGCGATGCTGGGCGCGGCCCTGGGCTTCCCTGTCGTACTGTGTATGCCGTCAAATGTCTCGCCGGAGCGCAAGCGCATCCTGCATGCCTATGGCGCTGAGATCGTATGGACCGATCCCGCTGACGGCTCAGACGGCGCGATTCGCCAGGCCCGCAAGCTGGCCTCCGAGCAGCCTGACCACTACTACTACGCCGACCAGTACGGCAACGACAACAACTGGCGCGCGCACTACTACGGCACGGCCAACGAGATCTGGCAGCAGACCGAGGGCGCGATTACGCACTTCGTTGCCGGACTGGGCACCAGCGGCACGTTCATGGGCACCACGCGGCGGTTGCGCGAGCTGAATCCGAAGATCCAGTGCCTCTCCATGCAGCCGGATTCGCCCTTCAACGGTCTTGAAGGGCTCAAACACATGGAAACGGCCATCGTTCCGCCAATCTACGACCCGCACCTGGCCGATGCCAACATCGCGATGTCCACCGAACGCGCCTACCTGATGGCCAAGCAGCTTGGCCGCACGCAAGGCTTACTGGTCGGAGTATCGGCAGCAGCGGCGGTCGCAGCTTCCCTGGATGTCGCCGAGGCGGAGGCCAAGGCCGGCCGCGAGGCGGTAATTGTGACCATCCTCTGCGATTCGGCGGACAAGTACCTGTCTGAACGGTTCTGGACGGAGAAACAGCATCCCGAGTCTTCGGAAAATCTAGGGGGCGACACAGAATGA